In Opitutus sp., one genomic interval encodes:
- the metF gene encoding methylenetetrahydrofolate reductase [NAD(P)H] encodes MNTDRPISDLFAANRPLRSLEFFPPKDDAGVESLRQTATALKAIPWDFVSVTYGAGGTTREKTAQVSRLLKDELGFTVMPHLTCVGHSRSELTALADQIYDGGFRNIMTLRGDPPKGATEFTVAPDGLRYASELVALLKSRHPDFCLGVGGYPEKHPEAISLEADLDHLKRKADAGAAFVTTQLFFDNAIYHRFVDKCRAAGITVPIVPGLMPVLSVKQVQRIATLSGSVLPTALARRLEVAEVNPDVVEIMGIDWALTQIRDLLAHGAPGYHLYILNRAKSALALAAGLAA; translated from the coding sequence ATGAATACCGACCGGCCCATCTCCGACCTGTTTGCCGCCAACCGCCCGCTGCGCTCGCTCGAATTTTTCCCGCCCAAGGACGATGCCGGCGTCGAGTCGCTGCGGCAGACCGCCACCGCGCTCAAGGCGATCCCGTGGGATTTTGTGTCGGTCACCTACGGCGCGGGAGGCACCACCCGCGAAAAAACCGCCCAAGTGAGTCGTCTGCTCAAGGACGAGCTGGGTTTTACGGTGATGCCCCACCTGACCTGTGTCGGCCACAGTCGCAGTGAGCTCACCGCGCTCGCCGACCAGATTTATGACGGCGGTTTTCGCAACATCATGACGTTGCGCGGCGATCCGCCCAAGGGTGCAACCGAATTTACCGTCGCGCCCGACGGCCTGCGTTATGCCAGCGAACTGGTGGCGCTGCTGAAGTCGCGTCATCCCGACTTTTGCCTCGGTGTGGGCGGATATCCAGAAAAGCACCCGGAGGCGATTTCGCTCGAAGCCGACCTCGACCACCTCAAGCGCAAGGCGGATGCCGGCGCCGCGTTTGTGACCACCCAGTTGTTTTTCGACAACGCAATCTATCACCGGTTTGTGGACAAGTGCCGCGCCGCTGGGATTACGGTGCCGATTGTGCCCGGCCTGATGCCGGTGCTCTCGGTGAAACAGGTTCAACGCATCGCCACGCTCTCGGGCTCGGTCTTGCCTACTGCGCTTGCTCGTCGTCTGGAGGTCGCGGAGGTTAATCCAGACGTGGTTGAGATTATGGGGATCGATTGGGCGCTCACCCAGATCCGCGATCTGCTCGCGCACGGGGCACCGGGTTATCACCTCTATATTCTGAACCGGGCGAAAAGCGCCCTGGCCCTCGCCGCCGGGCTGGCGGCCTAG
- the rlmN gene encoding 23S rRNA (adenine(2503)-C(2))-methyltransferase RlmN, translated as MKFTPAKPPLTGETLDSLTARLKEKGEPAFRAKQILEWVYKKRARTWDDMTNLSKPLRTWLDETFELMPASLVSGKQSLDVTDKLLLEMGDRSLIETVIIRVPQEGVGLDQSRKTICISTQVGCAMACAFCASGLAGLKRDLNAGEIVAQLLQVCYREDARTPRARMELASFDNIVVMGMGEPLANYDNIIRALTIVNAEWGLGVGARRITLSTSGLVPKILKLAEEPLGLRLAISLHGATNEVREKIMPVNKAYPLEKLLPAIKAFNEKHGRMVTLEFILIEEINDSLDQAEKLRDIARDLHAHVNIIPYNTVEGLPWKRPSITRQERFADILRDARISVTLRREKGHDIDAACGQLRLKTEKDRESAGAEPSGCNGG; from the coding sequence ATGAAGTTTACGCCCGCCAAACCGCCGCTCACCGGCGAGACCCTCGATTCCCTCACCGCCCGTCTCAAGGAGAAGGGTGAACCGGCGTTCCGCGCGAAGCAGATTCTCGAGTGGGTTTACAAAAAACGCGCCCGCACCTGGGACGACATGACCAACCTCTCCAAGCCGCTGCGCACGTGGCTCGACGAGACTTTTGAGCTCATGCCCGCCTCGCTCGTTTCCGGTAAACAGTCCTTGGATGTCACCGACAAGCTCCTCCTTGAGATGGGCGACCGCTCGCTGATCGAGACGGTCATCATCCGTGTGCCGCAGGAAGGCGTGGGCCTCGATCAATCGCGCAAAACCATTTGTATTTCCACCCAGGTCGGCTGCGCCATGGCCTGCGCATTCTGCGCCTCCGGACTCGCCGGACTTAAGCGCGACCTCAATGCCGGCGAGATCGTCGCCCAGCTCCTCCAGGTGTGCTACCGCGAGGACGCCCGTACGCCGCGAGCCCGCATGGAGCTGGCGTCTTTTGACAACATCGTGGTCATGGGCATGGGCGAGCCGCTCGCCAACTACGACAACATCATCCGCGCCCTCACTATCGTAAACGCCGAGTGGGGACTCGGGGTCGGCGCCCGCCGCATCACCCTTTCCACCAGCGGCCTGGTTCCCAAAATCCTGAAACTCGCCGAGGAGCCGCTGGGTCTGCGCTTGGCCATTTCGTTACACGGCGCGACCAACGAGGTCCGCGAGAAGATCATGCCGGTCAACAAGGCCTACCCCTTGGAAAAACTGCTCCCGGCGATCAAGGCGTTTAACGAAAAACACGGCCGCATGGTCACGCTGGAGTTTATCCTCATCGAGGAGATCAACGACTCGCTCGATCAGGCCGAAAAACTCCGCGACATCGCCCGCGACCTCCACGCCCACGTTAACATCATTCCCTACAACACCGTTGAAGGCCTGCCGTGGAAGCGCCCCTCGATTACCCGCCAGGAGCGCTTCGCCGACATCCTGCGCGACGCACGCATTTCCGTGACCCTGCGCCGCGAAAAGGGCCACGACATCGACGCTGCCTGCGGCCAGCTCCGGCTCAAAACCGAAAAAGACCGCGAGTCCGCTGGTGCTGAACCCAGCGGTTGCAATGGGGGCTGA